A single Nicotiana tabacum cultivar K326 chromosome 5, ASM71507v2, whole genome shotgun sequence DNA region contains:
- the LOC107760132 gene encoding UPF0481 protein At3g47200-like produces MDEQSTKETMITREEIGNHQDEWNITIQDEWNITIQESNSDSHEISENARQWLKSLEKSSEYPTIGSSQKPKIHMVPKMHREIESNVWCYEPLVVALGPFHHGKSKLQPMEKYKEMLAIQFADQESTKLPWLLTKSVSIDELYKMVKNIVPNVRDCYAEDITKYYSDEEFAKMMFLDGCFILQYIHCLVTGNYKQLQMRSHDIAFIRRDLFLLENQLPFEVLHVLMSCRFKKDEGMRMIKTFISRAHAKPPQNHGLIQSINNFFLGFFGKIYEGEGPYLMKEENPAHLLEISRTQLINPNVFSEGGYYLRGEWCSYRSAMELKKAGIYFRRGKSRRLSDIKFNSFRFSALLTLPPITIDDSTKSELLNLVAYEACPDTPDDFGITSYLCFMDSLIDRAEDVKELTSKGILLNFLGSDQEVANLFNEIATDLVPNPHAFIDVKAKIENHYNNKGKIWIAE; encoded by the coding sequence ATGGATGAACAATCTACTAAAGAAACAATGATTACTAGAGAAGAAATTGGCAATCATCAAGATGAATGGAACATTACAATTCAAGATGAATGGAACATTACAATTCAAGAGTCAAACTCAGATTCTCATGAAATCAGTGAAAATGCGAGACAATGGCTAAAATCCTTAGAGAAGAGCAGCGAGTACCCCACCATTGGCTCATCACAGAAGCCAAAGATACACATGGTCCCTAAAATGCATCGCGAGATTGAATCAAATGTATGGTGCTATGAGCCCCTTGTGGTTGCTCTCGGTCCATTTCACCATGGAAAATCCAAGCTTCAACCTATGGAGAAGTACAAGGAGATGCTGGCAATTCAGTTTGCTGATCAAGAAAGCACCAAACTACCATGGCTTTTAACAAAATCAGTGTCCATTGATGAGCTTTACAAAATGGTGAAGAACATTGTCCCTAATGTCAGGGACTGCTATGCTGAGGACATAACTAAATATTACAGCGACGAGGAGTTTGCAAAGATGATGTTCTTGGATGGCTGTTTCATTCTCCAATATATTCACTGCCTTGTCACTGGCAACTATAAGCAGCTGCAGATGAGGAGCCATGATATAGCTTTCATTCGTCGTGATCTTTTCTTACTTGAAAATCAGTTACCTTTTGAAGTCCTGCATGTGTTAATGAGCTGTAGGTTCAAGAAAGATGAAGGAATGAGGATGATTAAAACATTTATCTCGCGTGCACATGCAAAGCCCCCTCAAAATCATGGATTAATTCAAAGTATCAATAATTTCTTTCTGGGTTTCTTTGGCAAGATTTATGAAGGAGAAGGGCCTTACCTGATGAAAGAAGAAAATCCTGCTCATCTGCTCGAGATATCAAGAACGCAACTCATAAACCCAAATGTTTTCTCAGAAGGCGGATACTATCTAAGGGGTGAGTGGTGCTCATATCGCTCAGCCATGGAGCTCAAGAAAGCAGGAATATATTTCAGGCGTGGAAAGAGTCGTCGTCTTTCAGATATTAAGTTCAATTCATTCCGTTTCTCAGCTCTTTTAACACTTCCACCTATAACCATAGATGATTCAACCAAGTCGGAGCTATTAAACTTAGTTGCATATGAGGCATGCCCTGATACACCAGATGACTTTGGTATTACATCTTATCTTTGCTTTATGGATTCACTAATTGATCGTGCTGAAGATGTTAAGGAGCTTACGTCAAAAGGTATATTACTTAACTTTCTTGGAAGTGATCAAGAAGTAGCAAATCTCTTCAATGAGATAGCAACAGATTTGGTGCCAAATCCTCATGCCTTTATTGATGTGAAAGCCAAAATTGAGAATCATTACAATAACAAAGGAAAAATATGGATTGCTGAGTGA